A part of Vigna radiata var. radiata cultivar VC1973A chromosome 11, Vradiata_ver6, whole genome shotgun sequence genomic DNA contains:
- the LOC106777183 gene encoding ABC transporter G family member 21, with protein MMPHQQENAVTPDNPAIPHRPENRSVHAEPPSSAANHIRNANNSHQHPQPNISPPRFSVLRQSLPPVTLKFEDVTYSITFERDKNGCVSSPKPKHKRTVLNGVTGMVGPGEVMAMLGPSGSGKTTLLTALAGRLTGKLSGAVTYNNHPFSSSMRRNIGFVSQEDVLYPHLTVIETLTYAAMLKLPRSLTREEKMDQAEMIIQELGLSRCRNNLVGGGAAVFRGISGGERKRVNIGQEMLVNPSLLLLDEPTSGLDSTTAQRIVAMLHSLARSGRTVVTTIHQPSSRLFWMFDKVLLLSDGYPLFTGQACRAMNYFESIGFGPTFNFINPADFLLDLANGIVVDVKEEEHLDRLEDQASIKQFLVSSYKKNAYPLLKQEIQQNQGEVASFASRTLSPENQWTTSWWEQSMVLLKRGLKERRHESYSHLRIFQVLSVSILSGLLWWHSNPSHIQDQVGLLFFFSIFWGFFPLFNAIFAFPLDRAMLIKERSSGMYHLSSYYVARTVGDLPMELVLPTIFVTISYWMGGLKPSLVTFVLTLLIMLLNVLVSQGTGLALGAILMDAKQATTLASVTMLVFLLAGGYYIQQIPFFISWLKYISFSHYCYKLLVGVQYSVNEVYECEAAAGLHCKIRDFPAIKCLGLDNFWKDVLVLTIMLIGYRVLAYLALRKSCSIID; from the exons ATGATGCCCCATCAGCAAGAAAACGCTGTTACACCTGACAATCCAGCAATCCCCCACCGCCCAGAGAACCGCTCCGTCCACGCCGAACCACCGTCGTCCGCTGCCAATCACATTCGTAACGCCAATAATTCTCACCAACACCCACAACCAAATATTTCACCGCCCAGATTTTCTGTTCTTCGTCAATCCCTTCCCCCAGTTACCCTCAAA TTTGAGGATGTTACCTACAGCATAACTTTTGAAAGGGACAAGAATGGTTGCGTATCTTCTCCAAAACCAAAACACAAAAGGACAGTGTTGAATGGTGTGACTGGTATGGTGGGGCCAGGGGAGGTGATGGCAATGTTGGGGCCATCAGGTAGTGGCAAGACCACTTTACTCACTGCCCTCGCCGGCCGGCTCACCGGAAAACTATCCGGTGCCGTAACGTATAACAACCACCCTTTCTCAAGCTCCATGAGGCGCAACATAGGTTTTGTGTCCCAAGAAGATGTGTTGTACCCTCACCTCACTGTGATTGAGACTCTAACTTATGCTGCCATGTTGAAGCTTCCGAGAAGTTTGACAAGGGAAGAGAAAATGGACCAAGCTGAGATGATCATCCAGGAGCTAGGGTTGTCACGGTGCCGAAACAACCTTGTTGGTGGTGGCGCAGCCGTTTTCCGGGGGATTTCCGGCGGGGAGCGAAAGCGGGTCAACATAGGACAAGAGATGTTGGTAAACCCGAGTTTGTTGTTGCTCGATGAGCCGACATCCGGGTTGGACTCCACCACCGCCCAACGCATCGTGGCAATGCTTCATAGTCTTGCTCGAAGCGGTCGAACGGTGGTGACCACCATTCACCAACCTTCGAGCAGGTTGTTTTGGATGTTTGACAAGGTGTTGTTGTTGTCGGACGGGTACCCGCTTTTCACCGGACAAGCATGTCGGGCCATGAATTATTTTGAGTCCATCGGGTTTGGGCCCACTTTCAATTTCATCAACCCAGCTGATTTTCTGCTTGACCTTGCTAATG GTATAGTTGTTGATGtcaaagaagaagaacatttaGATCGTCTTGAGGATCAAGCTTCAATCAAACAATTTCTAGTTTCATCGTATAAGAAGAATGCATATCCTCTTCTAAAACAAGAGATTCAACAAAATCAGGGAGAAGTAGCATCTTTTGCTTCAAGAACATTGA GTCCTGAGAATCAATGGACCACTAGCTGGTGGGAACAATCCATGGTTCTACTCAAGAGAGGTTTAAAAGAGAGGAGACATGAATCTTACTCTCATCTTAGAATTTTTCAAGTCTTGTCTGTCTCAATTCTCTCAGGACTTCTATGGTGGCATTCTAATCCCTCACATATACAAGATCAG GTAGGTTTGCTGTTCTTCTTTTCCATCTTCTGGggtttctttcctctcttcaaTGCCATTTTTGCTTTTCCTCTGGATCGAGCAATGTTGATAAAAGAAAGATCGTCAGGCATGTACCATTTATCCTCGTATTATGTTGCTAGGACAGTTGGGGACTTACCAATGGAGCTTGTGCTTCCTACTATATTTGTGACAATATCTTATTGGATGGGAGGTTTGAAGCCTTCCTTAGTTACATTTGTGTTAACTTTATTGATCATGCTTTTGAATGTGTTAGTTTCTCAAGGAACAGGCCTTGCACTTGGGGCCATTCTAATGGATGCCAAACAAGCGACAACCTTAGCCTCAGTGACTATGTTAGTGTTTCTCTTGGCTGGGGGTTACTACATTCAACAAATTCCATTCTTTATATCTTGGTTGAAGTATATCTCTTTCAGTCACTATTGCTATAAGCTTCTTGTAGGAGTACAATACTCAGTAAATGAGGTTTATGAGTGTGAAGCAGCAGCAGGGTTACATTGTAAGATTAGAGATTTTCCTGCCATAAAGTGTTTAGGACTTGATAATTTCTGGAAAGATGTGCTTGTTTTGACTATCATGTTGATTGGATATAGAGTTCTGGCATATCTAGCTTTGAGGAAAAGCTGCTCCATCATTGATTAG